The following coding sequences lie in one Drosophila bipectinata strain 14024-0381.07 chromosome XR, DbipHiC1v2, whole genome shotgun sequence genomic window:
- the Ptpmeg2 gene encoding tyrosine-protein phosphatase non-receptor type 9 isoform X4 — protein sequence MTNREDELLANIVGVGSAGSGVVVATTTTTTTTTTNGTVEPVEGTTIITESNNTPTTNAATSNTTVVTIRNGVSPATGTQDGVAVAAAESTGSGEPNENITINGLSPSHRSNTSGPTATTTVNSLKLNTSPGGGGGGGADGSTTTAGGGTTGGTETVIGFGTVIVRAGAGAGATAGAGTGTTTTNGGGEFWSENPPSSASSGFSDDDSLAGQEGDPKPIEQIVQMVKQRGRHGLIKEYTDIRNRAPEGTFAHARMRTNLTKNRYTDVLCYDHSRVVLAYEDGVELSDYINANFVDGYKQKNAYISTQGPLPKTSQDFWRMVWEQRCLVIVMTTRVMERGRVKCGQYWEPTEDSSLEFGNYHVRTITVECNEDYTVASLELRNIKTDEIRNVSHWQFTSWPDYGVPSSAMAMLNFLQKVRDKQAELVHALGDTWTGHPRGPPIVVHCSAGIGRTGTFITLDICISRLEDVGTADIRGTVEKIRSQRAYSIQMPDQYVFCHLALIEYAYSRGMLQSVDLAGFDEREPDSE from the exons ATGACGAATCGTGAGGACGAGCTGCTGGCCAATATCGTGGGTGTGGGATCGGCTGGTAGTGGAGTAGTAgtggccaccaccaccacaaccacaaccaccaccacGAATGGCACTGTGGAACCTGTGGAAGGAACTACAATAATCACAGAAAGCAACAATACACCAACCACCAACGCCGCCACCAGTAACACCACCGTAGTAACGATCCGGAATGGCGTAAGTCCTGCCACTGGAACGCAGGATGGAGTAGCTGTTGCCGCTGCCGAATCCACTGGATCTGGGGAGCCCAACGAGAACATCACAATCAACGGACTGAGTCCCAGCCACCGCAGCAATACGTCTGGCCCCACTGCAACAACGACAGTCAACTCCCTCAAGCTCAATACAAGCcccggtggtggtggtggtggtggtgctgacGGCAGCACTACAACAGCTGGAGGTGGTACCACTGGAGGAACTGAAACTGTTATAGGTTTTGGAACTGTTATAGTTAGAGCAGGTGCTGGTGCAGGTGCTACAGCTGGTGCTGGAACAGGAACAACCACAACGAACGGTGGTGGCGAATTCTGGTCAGAGAATCCTCCAAGCAGTGCCTCTTCGGGCTTCAGTGACGACGACAGTCTGGCCGGCCAGGAGGGTGATCCTAAGCCCATCGAGCAGATTGTTCAGATGGTCAAGCAGCGCGGCCGCCATGGGTTGATCAAGGAGTACACAGACATCCGAAACCGGGCACCCGAAGGCACTTTTGCCCATGCGag gaTGCGCACGAATCTAACCAAAAATCGCTACACAGATGTCCTTTGCTATGATCACAGTCGAGTGGTGCTGGCTTACGAAGACGGCGTGGAGCTGTCGGATTACATAAATGCGAATTTTGTCGATGGCTACAAACAGAAGAATGCCTATATTTCAACTCAAG GTCCATTACCAAAGACATCCCAGGACTTTTGGCGCATGGTCTGGGAGCAGCGTTGTTTAGTTATAGTTATGACGACGCGCGTGATGGAGCGCGGACGTGTTAAATGCGGCCAGTACTGGGAGCCGACTGAAGATAGTTCCTTAGAGTTTGGCAACTACCATGTGCGAACCATTACCGTTGAATGCAACGAGGACTACACGGTGGCCTCGCTGGAGTTGAGAAACATAAAG ACTGACGAAATTCGCAATGTCTCGCATTGGCAGTTCACCAGTTGGCCAGACTATGGTGTTCCCAGCTCGGCCATGGCCATGCTGAATTTCCTGCAAAAGGTACGCGACAAGCAGGCGGAACTAGTCCACGCCCTAGGCGACACATGGACGGGTCATCCGCGAGGACCTCCAATTGTGGTGCActgcagtgctggaatcgGACGGACAG GGACATTCATCACCCTGGACATTTGCATATCGCGGCTGGAGGATGTGGGCACGGCGGATATACGGGGAACCGTGGAGAAGATTCGTTCGCAGCGCGCCTACTCAATCCAAATGCCCGATCAGTATGTGTTTTGCCACCTGGCGCTAATTGAGTACGCCTATTCGAGGGGTATGTTGCAGAGCGTGGACTTGGCCGGATTCGATGAGCGGGAACCCGATTCAGAGTAG
- the Ptpmeg2 gene encoding tyrosine-protein phosphatase non-receptor type 9 isoform X1: MPKFLTKKKKNNKKRQFIYYLFVTVLMVLVVSEKCPKMQQTHWNVSIPEDKNNNNSEKSSGCHQRIFICIAKAVKQFIDLCNNLVANRSTTTTAATTAASPAASVSASAATVASSSSTITASSSSSTDPYPLQNQQQHLVQLPTGGGGGSGSGGGATTPVRRQISPTTAVKFLHARKFDVPRAVSLYEQHEQIRQKEHLYNIDPDVETLRSELQTGKFTILPARTSSGAAIALFTANRHSPLSASHTTTLQGIVYQLDSALQDTETQRAGLVFIYDMSGSKYSNFDYDLSQKILTLLKGAYPARLKKVLIVTAPLWFKAPFKILRLFVREKLRERVFTVSVPQLALHVPRKALPIHLGGTLEVDHATWLLSCRQSMTNREDELLANIVGVGSAGSGVVVATTTTTTTTTTNGTVEPVEGTTIITESNNTPTTNAATSNTTVVTIRNGVSPATGTQDGVAVAAAESTGSGEPNENITINGLSPSHRSNTSGPTATTTVNSLKLNTSPGGGGGGGADGSTTTAGGGTTGGTETVIGFGTVIVRAGAGAGATAGAGTGTTTTNGGGEFWSENPPSSASSGFSDDDSLAGQEGDPKPIEQIVQMVKQRGRHGLIKEYTDIRNRAPEGTFAHARMRTNLTKNRYTDVLCYDHSRVVLAYEDGVELSDYINANFVDGYKQKNAYISTQGPLPKTSQDFWRMVWEQRCLVIVMTTRVMERGRVKCGQYWEPTEDSSLEFGNYHVRTITVECNEDYTVASLELRNIKTDEIRNVSHWQFTSWPDYGVPSSAMAMLNFLQKVRDKQAELVHALGDTWTGHPRGPPIVVHCSAGIGRTGTFITLDICISRLEDVGTADIRGTVEKIRSQRAYSIQMPDQYVFCHLALIEYAYSRGMLQSVDLAGFDEREPDSE, translated from the exons ATGCCCAAgtttctaacaaaaaaaaaaaaaaataataagaaacgccaatttatttattatttgtttgttaCTGTGCTCATGGTGCTGGTAGTGAGTGAAAAATGCCCTAAAATGCAACAAACACACTGGAATGTGAGCATACCCGAGGATAAGAATAACAACAACAGTGAGAAAAGCAGTGGCTGTCATCAACGCATCTTCATCTGCATTGCcaag GCTGTGAAACAATTCATTGATCTCTGCAACAACTTGGTTGCCAACCGcagcacaacaacaacagcagcaaccacagcggcatcaccagcagcttccgtttccgcttccGCCGCCACTgtcgcctcctcctcctccaccatcACAGccagcagtagcagtagcacAGACCCTTACCCCTTACagaaccaacaacaacacttAGTACAATTACCcaccggaggaggaggaggatctGGATCTGGAGGAGGGGCTACCACTCCCGTTAGGAGACAAATATCCCCAACGACAGCTGTTAAGTTTCTCCACGCCCGCAAGTTCGATGTCCCGCGTGCCGTCTCCCTCTACGAACAACATGAACAGATCCGCCAGAAGGAGCATCTCTACAACATCGATCCGGACGTGGAGACACTACGATCAGAGCTACAGACTGGCAAGTTTACGATACTG CCCGCAAGAACTTCCAGTGGCGCTGCCATTGCCTTGTTCACCGCCAACCGCCACAGTCCACTGAGTGCCTCGCACACCACCACCCTCCAGGGCATCGTCTACCAGCTGGACAGTGCCCTCCAGGACACGGAGACCCAGCGGGCCGGCCTGGTGTTCATCTACGACATGAGTGGCTCCAAGTATTCCAACTTTGATTACGACCTCTCCCAGAAGATTCTCACGCTCCTCAAG ggtgcTTATCCGGCGCGTTTGAAAAAGGTCCTCATTGTGACGGCACCATTGTGGTTTAAGGCTCCCTTTAAAATCCTACGGCTGTTTGTGCGCGAAAAGCTGCGCGAACGAGTCTTCACTGTATCCGTGCCGCAGTTGGCGTTGCACGTGCCGCGTAAAGCGCTGCCCATACATCTGGGTGGCACGCTGGAGGTCGATCACGCCACATGGTTGCTCAGCTGCCGCCAATCGATGACGAATCGTGAGGACGAGCTGCTGGCCAATATCGTGGGTGTGGGATCGGCTGGTAGTGGAGTAGTAgtggccaccaccaccacaaccacaaccaccaccacGAATGGCACTGTGGAACCTGTGGAAGGAACTACAATAATCACAGAAAGCAACAATACACCAACCACCAACGCCGCCACCAGTAACACCACCGTAGTAACGATCCGGAATGGCGTAAGTCCTGCCACTGGAACGCAGGATGGAGTAGCTGTTGCCGCTGCCGAATCCACTGGATCTGGGGAGCCCAACGAGAACATCACAATCAACGGACTGAGTCCCAGCCACCGCAGCAATACGTCTGGCCCCACTGCAACAACGACAGTCAACTCCCTCAAGCTCAATACAAGCcccggtggtggtggtggtggtggtgctgacGGCAGCACTACAACAGCTGGAGGTGGTACCACTGGAGGAACTGAAACTGTTATAGGTTTTGGAACTGTTATAGTTAGAGCAGGTGCTGGTGCAGGTGCTACAGCTGGTGCTGGAACAGGAACAACCACAACGAACGGTGGTGGCGAATTCTGGTCAGAGAATCCTCCAAGCAGTGCCTCTTCGGGCTTCAGTGACGACGACAGTCTGGCCGGCCAGGAGGGTGATCCTAAGCCCATCGAGCAGATTGTTCAGATGGTCAAGCAGCGCGGCCGCCATGGGTTGATCAAGGAGTACACAGACATCCGAAACCGGGCACCCGAAGGCACTTTTGCCCATGCGag gaTGCGCACGAATCTAACCAAAAATCGCTACACAGATGTCCTTTGCTATGATCACAGTCGAGTGGTGCTGGCTTACGAAGACGGCGTGGAGCTGTCGGATTACATAAATGCGAATTTTGTCGATGGCTACAAACAGAAGAATGCCTATATTTCAACTCAAG GTCCATTACCAAAGACATCCCAGGACTTTTGGCGCATGGTCTGGGAGCAGCGTTGTTTAGTTATAGTTATGACGACGCGCGTGATGGAGCGCGGACGTGTTAAATGCGGCCAGTACTGGGAGCCGACTGAAGATAGTTCCTTAGAGTTTGGCAACTACCATGTGCGAACCATTACCGTTGAATGCAACGAGGACTACACGGTGGCCTCGCTGGAGTTGAGAAACATAAAG ACTGACGAAATTCGCAATGTCTCGCATTGGCAGTTCACCAGTTGGCCAGACTATGGTGTTCCCAGCTCGGCCATGGCCATGCTGAATTTCCTGCAAAAGGTACGCGACAAGCAGGCGGAACTAGTCCACGCCCTAGGCGACACATGGACGGGTCATCCGCGAGGACCTCCAATTGTGGTGCActgcagtgctggaatcgGACGGACAG GGACATTCATCACCCTGGACATTTGCATATCGCGGCTGGAGGATGTGGGCACGGCGGATATACGGGGAACCGTGGAGAAGATTCGTTCGCAGCGCGCCTACTCAATCCAAATGCCCGATCAGTATGTGTTTTGCCACCTGGCGCTAATTGAGTACGCCTATTCGAGGGGTATGTTGCAGAGCGTGGACTTGGCCGGATTCGATGAGCGGGAACCCGATTCAGAGTAG
- the Ptpmeg2 gene encoding tyrosine-protein phosphatase non-receptor type 9 isoform X3, producing the protein MDQRQEFAVKQFIDLCNNLVANRSTTTTAATTAASPAASVSASAATVASSSSTITASSSSSTDPYPLQNQQQHLVQLPTGGGGGSGSGGGATTPVRRQISPTTAVKFLHARKFDVPRAVSLYEQHEQIRQKEHLYNIDPDVETLRSELQTGKFTILPARTSSGAAIALFTANRHSPLSASHTTTLQGIVYQLDSALQDTETQRAGLVFIYDMSGSKYSNFDYDLSQKILTLLKGAYPARLKKVLIVTAPLWFKAPFKILRLFVREKLRERVFTVSVPQLALHVPRKALPIHLGGTLEVDHATWLLSCRQSMTNREDELLANIVGVGSAGSGVVVATTTTTTTTTTNGTVEPVEGTTIITESNNTPTTNAATSNTTVVTIRNGVSPATGTQDGVAVAAAESTGSGEPNENITINGLSPSHRSNTSGPTATTTVNSLKLNTSPGGGGGGGADGSTTTAGGGTTGGTETVIGFGTVIVRAGAGAGATAGAGTGTTTTNGGGEFWSENPPSSASSGFSDDDSLAGQEGDPKPIEQIVQMVKQRGRHGLIKEYTDIRNRAPEGTFAHARMRTNLTKNRYTDVLCYDHSRVVLAYEDGVELSDYINANFVDGYKQKNAYISTQGPLPKTSQDFWRMVWEQRCLVIVMTTRVMERGRVKCGQYWEPTEDSSLEFGNYHVRTITVECNEDYTVASLELRNIKTDEIRNVSHWQFTSWPDYGVPSSAMAMLNFLQKVRDKQAELVHALGDTWTGHPRGPPIVVHCSAGIGRTGTFITLDICISRLEDVGTADIRGTVEKIRSQRAYSIQMPDQYVFCHLALIEYAYSRGMLQSVDLAGFDEREPDSE; encoded by the exons GCTGTGAAACAATTCATTGATCTCTGCAACAACTTGGTTGCCAACCGcagcacaacaacaacagcagcaaccacagcggcatcaccagcagcttccgtttccgcttccGCCGCCACTgtcgcctcctcctcctccaccatcACAGccagcagtagcagtagcacAGACCCTTACCCCTTACagaaccaacaacaacacttAGTACAATTACCcaccggaggaggaggaggatctGGATCTGGAGGAGGGGCTACCACTCCCGTTAGGAGACAAATATCCCCAACGACAGCTGTTAAGTTTCTCCACGCCCGCAAGTTCGATGTCCCGCGTGCCGTCTCCCTCTACGAACAACATGAACAGATCCGCCAGAAGGAGCATCTCTACAACATCGATCCGGACGTGGAGACACTACGATCAGAGCTACAGACTGGCAAGTTTACGATACTG CCCGCAAGAACTTCCAGTGGCGCTGCCATTGCCTTGTTCACCGCCAACCGCCACAGTCCACTGAGTGCCTCGCACACCACCACCCTCCAGGGCATCGTCTACCAGCTGGACAGTGCCCTCCAGGACACGGAGACCCAGCGGGCCGGCCTGGTGTTCATCTACGACATGAGTGGCTCCAAGTATTCCAACTTTGATTACGACCTCTCCCAGAAGATTCTCACGCTCCTCAAG ggtgcTTATCCGGCGCGTTTGAAAAAGGTCCTCATTGTGACGGCACCATTGTGGTTTAAGGCTCCCTTTAAAATCCTACGGCTGTTTGTGCGCGAAAAGCTGCGCGAACGAGTCTTCACTGTATCCGTGCCGCAGTTGGCGTTGCACGTGCCGCGTAAAGCGCTGCCCATACATCTGGGTGGCACGCTGGAGGTCGATCACGCCACATGGTTGCTCAGCTGCCGCCAATCGATGACGAATCGTGAGGACGAGCTGCTGGCCAATATCGTGGGTGTGGGATCGGCTGGTAGTGGAGTAGTAgtggccaccaccaccacaaccacaaccaccaccacGAATGGCACTGTGGAACCTGTGGAAGGAACTACAATAATCACAGAAAGCAACAATACACCAACCACCAACGCCGCCACCAGTAACACCACCGTAGTAACGATCCGGAATGGCGTAAGTCCTGCCACTGGAACGCAGGATGGAGTAGCTGTTGCCGCTGCCGAATCCACTGGATCTGGGGAGCCCAACGAGAACATCACAATCAACGGACTGAGTCCCAGCCACCGCAGCAATACGTCTGGCCCCACTGCAACAACGACAGTCAACTCCCTCAAGCTCAATACAAGCcccggtggtggtggtggtggtggtgctgacGGCAGCACTACAACAGCTGGAGGTGGTACCACTGGAGGAACTGAAACTGTTATAGGTTTTGGAACTGTTATAGTTAGAGCAGGTGCTGGTGCAGGTGCTACAGCTGGTGCTGGAACAGGAACAACCACAACGAACGGTGGTGGCGAATTCTGGTCAGAGAATCCTCCAAGCAGTGCCTCTTCGGGCTTCAGTGACGACGACAGTCTGGCCGGCCAGGAGGGTGATCCTAAGCCCATCGAGCAGATTGTTCAGATGGTCAAGCAGCGCGGCCGCCATGGGTTGATCAAGGAGTACACAGACATCCGAAACCGGGCACCCGAAGGCACTTTTGCCCATGCGag gaTGCGCACGAATCTAACCAAAAATCGCTACACAGATGTCCTTTGCTATGATCACAGTCGAGTGGTGCTGGCTTACGAAGACGGCGTGGAGCTGTCGGATTACATAAATGCGAATTTTGTCGATGGCTACAAACAGAAGAATGCCTATATTTCAACTCAAG GTCCATTACCAAAGACATCCCAGGACTTTTGGCGCATGGTCTGGGAGCAGCGTTGTTTAGTTATAGTTATGACGACGCGCGTGATGGAGCGCGGACGTGTTAAATGCGGCCAGTACTGGGAGCCGACTGAAGATAGTTCCTTAGAGTTTGGCAACTACCATGTGCGAACCATTACCGTTGAATGCAACGAGGACTACACGGTGGCCTCGCTGGAGTTGAGAAACATAAAG ACTGACGAAATTCGCAATGTCTCGCATTGGCAGTTCACCAGTTGGCCAGACTATGGTGTTCCCAGCTCGGCCATGGCCATGCTGAATTTCCTGCAAAAGGTACGCGACAAGCAGGCGGAACTAGTCCACGCCCTAGGCGACACATGGACGGGTCATCCGCGAGGACCTCCAATTGTGGTGCActgcagtgctggaatcgGACGGACAG GGACATTCATCACCCTGGACATTTGCATATCGCGGCTGGAGGATGTGGGCACGGCGGATATACGGGGAACCGTGGAGAAGATTCGTTCGCAGCGCGCCTACTCAATCCAAATGCCCGATCAGTATGTGTTTTGCCACCTGGCGCTAATTGAGTACGCCTATTCGAGGGGTATGTTGCAGAGCGTGGACTTGGCCGGATTCGATGAGCGGGAACCCGATTCAGAGTAG
- the Ptpmeg2 gene encoding tyrosine-protein phosphatase non-receptor type 9 isoform X2 — MVHLYQRRRNREQAVKQFIDLCNNLVANRSTTTTAATTAASPAASVSASAATVASSSSTITASSSSSTDPYPLQNQQQHLVQLPTGGGGGSGSGGGATTPVRRQISPTTAVKFLHARKFDVPRAVSLYEQHEQIRQKEHLYNIDPDVETLRSELQTGKFTILPARTSSGAAIALFTANRHSPLSASHTTTLQGIVYQLDSALQDTETQRAGLVFIYDMSGSKYSNFDYDLSQKILTLLKGAYPARLKKVLIVTAPLWFKAPFKILRLFVREKLRERVFTVSVPQLALHVPRKALPIHLGGTLEVDHATWLLSCRQSMTNREDELLANIVGVGSAGSGVVVATTTTTTTTTTNGTVEPVEGTTIITESNNTPTTNAATSNTTVVTIRNGVSPATGTQDGVAVAAAESTGSGEPNENITINGLSPSHRSNTSGPTATTTVNSLKLNTSPGGGGGGGADGSTTTAGGGTTGGTETVIGFGTVIVRAGAGAGATAGAGTGTTTTNGGGEFWSENPPSSASSGFSDDDSLAGQEGDPKPIEQIVQMVKQRGRHGLIKEYTDIRNRAPEGTFAHARMRTNLTKNRYTDVLCYDHSRVVLAYEDGVELSDYINANFVDGYKQKNAYISTQGPLPKTSQDFWRMVWEQRCLVIVMTTRVMERGRVKCGQYWEPTEDSSLEFGNYHVRTITVECNEDYTVASLELRNIKTDEIRNVSHWQFTSWPDYGVPSSAMAMLNFLQKVRDKQAELVHALGDTWTGHPRGPPIVVHCSAGIGRTGTFITLDICISRLEDVGTADIRGTVEKIRSQRAYSIQMPDQYVFCHLALIEYAYSRGMLQSVDLAGFDEREPDSE; from the exons ATGGTGCATTTGTATCAGCGACGTCGCAACCGCGAACAG GCTGTGAAACAATTCATTGATCTCTGCAACAACTTGGTTGCCAACCGcagcacaacaacaacagcagcaaccacagcggcatcaccagcagcttccgtttccgcttccGCCGCCACTgtcgcctcctcctcctccaccatcACAGccagcagtagcagtagcacAGACCCTTACCCCTTACagaaccaacaacaacacttAGTACAATTACCcaccggaggaggaggaggatctGGATCTGGAGGAGGGGCTACCACTCCCGTTAGGAGACAAATATCCCCAACGACAGCTGTTAAGTTTCTCCACGCCCGCAAGTTCGATGTCCCGCGTGCCGTCTCCCTCTACGAACAACATGAACAGATCCGCCAGAAGGAGCATCTCTACAACATCGATCCGGACGTGGAGACACTACGATCAGAGCTACAGACTGGCAAGTTTACGATACTG CCCGCAAGAACTTCCAGTGGCGCTGCCATTGCCTTGTTCACCGCCAACCGCCACAGTCCACTGAGTGCCTCGCACACCACCACCCTCCAGGGCATCGTCTACCAGCTGGACAGTGCCCTCCAGGACACGGAGACCCAGCGGGCCGGCCTGGTGTTCATCTACGACATGAGTGGCTCCAAGTATTCCAACTTTGATTACGACCTCTCCCAGAAGATTCTCACGCTCCTCAAG ggtgcTTATCCGGCGCGTTTGAAAAAGGTCCTCATTGTGACGGCACCATTGTGGTTTAAGGCTCCCTTTAAAATCCTACGGCTGTTTGTGCGCGAAAAGCTGCGCGAACGAGTCTTCACTGTATCCGTGCCGCAGTTGGCGTTGCACGTGCCGCGTAAAGCGCTGCCCATACATCTGGGTGGCACGCTGGAGGTCGATCACGCCACATGGTTGCTCAGCTGCCGCCAATCGATGACGAATCGTGAGGACGAGCTGCTGGCCAATATCGTGGGTGTGGGATCGGCTGGTAGTGGAGTAGTAgtggccaccaccaccacaaccacaaccaccaccacGAATGGCACTGTGGAACCTGTGGAAGGAACTACAATAATCACAGAAAGCAACAATACACCAACCACCAACGCCGCCACCAGTAACACCACCGTAGTAACGATCCGGAATGGCGTAAGTCCTGCCACTGGAACGCAGGATGGAGTAGCTGTTGCCGCTGCCGAATCCACTGGATCTGGGGAGCCCAACGAGAACATCACAATCAACGGACTGAGTCCCAGCCACCGCAGCAATACGTCTGGCCCCACTGCAACAACGACAGTCAACTCCCTCAAGCTCAATACAAGCcccggtggtggtggtggtggtggtgctgacGGCAGCACTACAACAGCTGGAGGTGGTACCACTGGAGGAACTGAAACTGTTATAGGTTTTGGAACTGTTATAGTTAGAGCAGGTGCTGGTGCAGGTGCTACAGCTGGTGCTGGAACAGGAACAACCACAACGAACGGTGGTGGCGAATTCTGGTCAGAGAATCCTCCAAGCAGTGCCTCTTCGGGCTTCAGTGACGACGACAGTCTGGCCGGCCAGGAGGGTGATCCTAAGCCCATCGAGCAGATTGTTCAGATGGTCAAGCAGCGCGGCCGCCATGGGTTGATCAAGGAGTACACAGACATCCGAAACCGGGCACCCGAAGGCACTTTTGCCCATGCGag gaTGCGCACGAATCTAACCAAAAATCGCTACACAGATGTCCTTTGCTATGATCACAGTCGAGTGGTGCTGGCTTACGAAGACGGCGTGGAGCTGTCGGATTACATAAATGCGAATTTTGTCGATGGCTACAAACAGAAGAATGCCTATATTTCAACTCAAG GTCCATTACCAAAGACATCCCAGGACTTTTGGCGCATGGTCTGGGAGCAGCGTTGTTTAGTTATAGTTATGACGACGCGCGTGATGGAGCGCGGACGTGTTAAATGCGGCCAGTACTGGGAGCCGACTGAAGATAGTTCCTTAGAGTTTGGCAACTACCATGTGCGAACCATTACCGTTGAATGCAACGAGGACTACACGGTGGCCTCGCTGGAGTTGAGAAACATAAAG ACTGACGAAATTCGCAATGTCTCGCATTGGCAGTTCACCAGTTGGCCAGACTATGGTGTTCCCAGCTCGGCCATGGCCATGCTGAATTTCCTGCAAAAGGTACGCGACAAGCAGGCGGAACTAGTCCACGCCCTAGGCGACACATGGACGGGTCATCCGCGAGGACCTCCAATTGTGGTGCActgcagtgctggaatcgGACGGACAG GGACATTCATCACCCTGGACATTTGCATATCGCGGCTGGAGGATGTGGGCACGGCGGATATACGGGGAACCGTGGAGAAGATTCGTTCGCAGCGCGCCTACTCAATCCAAATGCCCGATCAGTATGTGTTTTGCCACCTGGCGCTAATTGAGTACGCCTATTCGAGGGGTATGTTGCAGAGCGTGGACTTGGCCGGATTCGATGAGCGGGAACCCGATTCAGAGTAG